In a single window of the Anaerocolumna cellulosilytica genome:
- a CDS encoding MurR/RpiR family transcriptional regulator: MSGILQTIEENYNQFTKSEKKVADYIFKNSQSVLYTSITDLAELCGVGDTTVFRFCKDLKLNGYQEFKMLLAQDVTVSNTKDGGLRAVTGMIEPGDTVETLCKKALAANITALEETFHGLDYEAISKSVDMLSAAKRIHFFGVGSSGVTALEAKQKFMRIMPNVDYVADGHMQHMAAALLDSRDLAVIFSYSGSTKDMIEVHNLLKKNGCKSICITRHAKSVLTAQADIVLSCGSNEGPLDGGAASTSIVQLYLLDVLYLQYFIRHYNLAWDNKSRTTEAIAAKLL; this comes from the coding sequence ATGAGCGGCATCTTACAGACTATAGAAGAGAACTATAACCAATTTACGAAGTCAGAGAAAAAGGTAGCGGATTACATATTTAAAAACTCGCAATCGGTATTATACACATCTATTACGGATTTGGCTGAATTGTGTGGCGTTGGTGACACAACGGTTTTTCGGTTTTGCAAGGATTTAAAATTAAACGGTTATCAGGAGTTTAAAATGCTTTTGGCCCAGGATGTTACTGTAAGTAATACAAAAGATGGAGGACTTCGTGCTGTTACCGGAATGATTGAACCGGGAGATACGGTTGAAACCTTATGTAAGAAAGCTCTTGCGGCGAATATAACAGCTTTGGAAGAGACCTTTCATGGGTTAGATTATGAAGCGATATCGAAAAGTGTTGATATGCTGTCCGCAGCTAAAAGAATTCATTTTTTTGGCGTTGGCTCATCGGGTGTTACAGCTTTAGAAGCAAAACAGAAGTTTATGAGAATTATGCCTAACGTGGATTATGTAGCAGATGGACATATGCAGCATATGGCAGCTGCCCTTTTAGATAGTCGGGATCTGGCAGTTATTTTTTCTTATTCTGGTTCAACTAAGGACATGATTGAAGTACATAATCTATTAAAAAAGAACGGTTGTAAATCCATCTGCATTACAAGACATGCTAAGAGTGTATTAACAGCGCAGGCGGATATTGTCTTAAGCTGCGGTTCTAATGAAGGTCCCTTGGATGGAGGAGCAGCTTCGACCTCAATTGTTCAGTTGTATCTCCTAGATGTACTGTACTTGCAGTATTTCATCAGACATTATAACCTGGCTTGGGATAATAAGAGCAGAACAACAGAGGCAATAGCAGCAAAGTTGCTATAA
- a CDS encoding N-acetylmannosamine-6-phosphate 2-epimerase, with translation MDKFDKVLEKIKGGLIVSCQALEDEPLHSSYIMARMAYAAWEGGACGIRANSPEDIKEIKKTVPLPVIGLYKQVYTDSKIYITPTLKEVDRLSDSGADIIAMDATNRLRPTGISLQQFFKDVKSRYPKLRFMADCSNVKEAEYAQTLGFDVVGTTLCGYTDNTKNVKLPAFGLLKEMTGKLNIPVIAEGGIWTPEQLKTAMDNGAYAAVIGTAITRPRDITRRFVDIL, from the coding sequence ATGGACAAATTTGATAAAGTTTTGGAAAAAATAAAGGGAGGTCTAATAGTATCCTGTCAGGCATTGGAGGATGAACCGCTTCACAGTTCCTATATTATGGCAAGAATGGCATATGCTGCTTGGGAAGGCGGCGCATGTGGTATTCGGGCGAATTCGCCCGAGGATATAAAAGAAATCAAAAAAACAGTACCTTTACCGGTAATCGGATTATATAAGCAGGTATATACCGATAGTAAAATATATATAACTCCTACACTTAAGGAGGTGGACCGGCTTAGCGATTCTGGAGCTGATATTATTGCCATGGATGCCACCAATCGTCTGCGGCCAACAGGTATTAGCTTACAACAGTTCTTTAAAGATGTAAAAAGCAGGTACCCCAAACTACGATTCATGGCAGATTGCTCAAATGTAAAAGAAGCTGAGTATGCCCAAACCCTGGGATTTGATGTAGTGGGTACTACGTTGTGTGGCTACACAGACAACACAAAAAATGTAAAGCTTCCAGCTTTTGGGCTTTTAAAAGAAATGACTGGAAAATTAAACATACCGGTTATTGCAGAAGGAGGAATATGGACACCGGAGCAATTGAAAACGGCTATGGATAACGGCGCATATGCAGCTGTGATTGGTACTGCGATAACAAGACCAAGAGATATAACAAGACGATTTGTAGACATATTATAA
- the nagB gene encoding glucosamine-6-phosphate deaminase, whose amino-acid sequence MKIIKAESYQDLSRKAANILSAQIILKPDCVLGLATGSTPIGTYKQLIEWYEKGDIDFSHTSTINLDEYCGLSPDNTQSYRYFMNEHLFKHININIHNTHVPDGMAVDETKECQRYDNLVNLLGGIDLQLLGIGHNGHIGFNEPNPSFEKTTHIVMLDDTTIKANARFFPTLQEVPRKAITMGIKTIMQSKKILLIANGADKEEIVRKALTGPVTPKVPASILQFHPNVTVVYCFEGGIL is encoded by the coding sequence ATGAAAATAATAAAAGCAGAGAGTTATCAGGATTTGAGCAGAAAAGCGGCTAATATTCTATCAGCCCAAATTATCTTAAAACCCGATTGTGTATTAGGTCTGGCGACCGGATCAACTCCAATCGGTACTTATAAGCAGTTAATTGAATGGTATGAGAAAGGAGATATTGATTTTTCTCATACTTCTACAATTAATCTGGATGAATACTGTGGTCTATCTCCTGATAATACCCAGAGTTATCGTTATTTTATGAATGAACATTTATTTAAGCATATAAATATTAATATACATAATACCCATGTGCCTGATGGCATGGCTGTGGATGAAACAAAAGAATGCCAGAGATATGATAATCTGGTGAACCTACTTGGTGGCATCGATTTACAGCTTCTTGGTATTGGTCATAATGGTCATATCGGTTTTAATGAACCAAATCCCTCGTTTGAGAAGACTACTCATATAGTAATGCTTGATGATACAACCATAAAGGCAAATGCAAGATTTTTTCCTACCCTACAGGAAGTTCCAAGAAAAGCAATTACAATGGGTATTAAAACCATTATGCAGTCAAAAAAAATACTGCTGATAGCAAACGGTGCTGATAAGGAGGAAATTGTCAGAAAAGCACTGACCGGACCTGTCACTCCGAAGGTACCCGCTTCTATTCTTCAGTTTCATCCTAATGTAACGGTGGTCTATTGTTTTGAAGGAGGGATTTTATGA
- the nagA gene encoding N-acetylglucosamine-6-phosphate deacetylase, giving the protein MIYSNAEVFLDGKFIKADLEVVDGKFAAIYRNGPDAKQLYTDSNLVVDCTGKKILPGFIELHSHGCMGLDFTTATATEIEKMCCYYASKGITSILATTMTIDYPRYKQAMTTIKHTMDTSKKGSRILGINMEGPFLGADRKGAHDTRYLLPIDEQKYEELNALSGDNIRIIDLDPNLENSMAFIRKHKDRKVLSLAHTSCTYNTALEAIHAGASHVTHLFNAMNGLHHREPGIIGAVSDSNVFAEIICDGIHIHPSVLRLIFKAIPEKLILVSDSMSAAGLTDGIYELGGQKVYVSNNKACLEDGTIAGSTTNLFQSFLNLTSYGIPLEHAVLSATLNPAKAVKAEQEIGSIEIGKRGDFIILKTDTSIEKVYKDGTVIFEC; this is encoded by the coding sequence ATGATTTATTCCAATGCCGAAGTATTTCTAGATGGAAAATTTATAAAAGCAGATTTGGAGGTGGTAGACGGAAAGTTTGCTGCCATTTACCGGAACGGGCCTGATGCTAAGCAATTGTATACAGACTCAAACCTTGTTGTGGATTGTACAGGAAAAAAAATACTTCCGGGCTTTATAGAACTTCACTCCCACGGCTGTATGGGCTTAGATTTTACAACTGCCACCGCCACGGAAATCGAAAAGATGTGCTGTTATTACGCTAGCAAAGGAATAACTTCTATATTAGCTACAACTATGACTATCGATTACCCAAGGTACAAACAGGCCATGACCACCATTAAACATACTATGGATACCAGTAAGAAGGGAAGCCGTATTCTTGGCATTAATATGGAGGGTCCCTTTCTTGGTGCTGATAGAAAAGGGGCACATGACACAAGGTATCTTCTGCCCATTGATGAACAAAAATATGAAGAATTAAATGCATTATCCGGTGACAACATAAGAATTATAGATCTTGATCCTAATCTAGAAAATTCCATGGCTTTTATTAGAAAACATAAAGATAGAAAGGTTCTCTCCCTTGCCCATACAAGTTGTACCTATAATACTGCCTTAGAAGCAATACATGCGGGAGCCAGTCATGTTACACATCTATTTAATGCAATGAACGGTCTTCATCATCGAGAACCAGGAATTATCGGTGCGGTTTCTGACAGTAATGTATTTGCAGAAATAATATGTGATGGCATCCATATTCATCCTTCTGTACTGCGTCTCATATTCAAAGCTATACCGGAAAAATTGATTCTAGTATCCGACTCAATGAGTGCCGCTGGCCTTACTGACGGAATTTATGAACTGGGGGGTCAAAAAGTATATGTAAGTAATAACAAAGCCTGCTTAGAGGATGGTACTATTGCAGGCTCTACCACAAATTTATTCCAGTCTTTTCTAAATTTAACAAGTTATGGTATACCCCTTGAACATGCAGTATTAAGCGCTACATTAAATCCTGCAAAAGCGGTTAAAGCAGAGCAAGAAATTGGTTCCATTGAAATCGGAAAACGGGGTGATTTTATAATACTAAAGACAGATACTTCCATTGAAAAAGTTTACAAGGATGGAACTGTTATCTTTGAATGCTAA
- a CDS encoding DUF1540 domain-containing protein, translating into MSEVNSSIECIVSECRYHAGNKDYCTLEKIRVGKTDSFSSTSADTDCESFIVKDKTF; encoded by the coding sequence ATGAGCGAAGTTAATTCCAGTATTGAATGTATTGTTTCTGAATGTCGCTACCATGCAGGTAACAAGGATTACTGTACTCTTGAAAAAATCAGAGTAGGTAAAACGGATTCCTTTTCTTCAACATCTGCTGATACTGACTGTGAATCTTTTATCGTAAAAGATAAGACATTCTAA
- a CDS encoding V-type ATP synthase subunit D, whose product MELTKLKKKLTTAVRGHKLLKDKRDELMRQFLDLVRENKALREKVETNIAAANKNFCLARAGMDDEVVNVALMAPKQEVYLEASTKNVMSVDIPVFDYKTKTPDANDIYSYGFAFTSSDLDDAVSSLQDILPDMLRLAECEKACQLMAAEIEKTRRRVNALEHVMIPEMRHNIKYIKMKLDENERSTQVRLMKVKDMMLEQAHQYKEKGYY is encoded by the coding sequence ATGGAGTTAACGAAGTTAAAAAAGAAATTAACGACAGCCGTTAGAGGGCATAAGCTTCTAAAAGATAAACGTGATGAGTTAATGCGTCAATTCCTAGATTTAGTGCGGGAAAATAAGGCACTCAGAGAAAAGGTTGAAACGAATATAGCTGCTGCGAATAAAAATTTCTGTTTGGCTCGTGCAGGAATGGACGACGAAGTAGTCAATGTAGCATTAATGGCTCCTAAACAGGAGGTATATTTAGAAGCATCTACTAAGAATGTTATGAGTGTTGATATTCCTGTGTTCGATTACAAAACCAAAACGCCTGATGCCAATGATATATATTCGTATGGTTTTGCATTTACATCCAGTGATTTGGATGATGCCGTAAGCTCTTTACAGGATATTTTACCGGATATGTTACGGCTTGCAGAGTGTGAAAAAGCCTGCCAGCTTATGGCTGCTGAAATTGAAAAAACCAGAAGACGTGTGAACGCCTTGGAACATGTTATGATTCCAGAAATGCGTCATAATATTAAATATATCAAGATGAAGTTGGATGAGAATGAAAGAAGCACACAGGTTCGCTTGATGAAGGTAAAGGATATGATGTTAGAACAAGCGCATCAATATAAGGAAAAGGGATATTACTAG
- a CDS encoding V-type ATP synthase subunit B — MPKEYRSIQEVAGPLMLVQGVENVTYNELAEIELVNGEKRRCKVLEIDKGNALVQLFESSTGINLSNSKVRFLGRTMELGVSDDMLSRVFDGLGRPIDNGPDILPEKRMDINGLPMNPAARNYPQEFIQTGVSAIDGLNTLVRGQKLPIFSASGLPHAELAAQIARQAKVRGTSEPFAVVFAAMGITFEEANFFTESFRQTGAIDRTVMFVNLANDPAVERIATPRMALTAAEYLAFEKDMHVLVILTDITNYADSLREISAARKEVPGRRGYPGYMYTDLASMYERAGRQKGKAGSITMIPILTMPEDDKTHPIPDLTGYITEGQIILGRELFRQSVTPPIDVLPSLSRLKDKGIGAGKTRADHANTMNQLFAAYARGKEAKELMVVLGEAALTDIDKLYAQFADAFEQEYVSQGYTTNRDIEETLNLGWKLLSILPRTELKRIKDEFLDEYYGKQ; from the coding sequence ATGCCAAAGGAATATAGATCTATTCAAGAGGTTGCAGGTCCTCTTATGCTTGTACAAGGCGTTGAAAACGTTACGTACAACGAACTTGCAGAAATTGAGCTTGTAAATGGCGAAAAACGCCGTTGTAAAGTTCTTGAAATAGATAAGGGTAATGCCTTGGTTCAGCTGTTTGAAAGTTCAACCGGTATAAACTTATCCAATAGTAAGGTAAGATTCTTAGGCAGAACCATGGAGCTTGGTGTATCTGATGACATGTTAAGCCGTGTTTTTGATGGTTTAGGTCGCCCAATTGATAATGGTCCTGACATACTTCCGGAAAAACGTATGGATATTAATGGATTACCAATGAATCCCGCAGCAAGAAACTACCCACAGGAGTTTATCCAGACTGGTGTTTCTGCGATTGATGGATTAAATACTTTAGTTCGAGGTCAGAAACTTCCTATCTTTTCTGCCAGTGGTCTTCCACATGCAGAACTTGCAGCTCAGATAGCACGTCAGGCTAAAGTTAGAGGAACGAGTGAACCTTTTGCCGTTGTATTTGCAGCTATGGGTATTACTTTTGAAGAAGCTAACTTCTTTACGGAAAGCTTCCGTCAGACCGGTGCCATTGACCGTACAGTAATGTTTGTAAACCTGGCTAATGACCCTGCGGTTGAACGTATTGCAACACCTCGTATGGCACTTACAGCAGCTGAATATCTGGCTTTTGAAAAGGATATGCATGTGCTTGTCATACTTACGGACATTACAAATTATGCGGATTCTCTTCGTGAAATTTCTGCTGCACGTAAAGAAGTACCCGGACGTCGTGGCTATCCTGGCTATATGTATACCGATTTAGCTTCTATGTATGAAAGGGCAGGCCGTCAAAAGGGCAAGGCCGGAAGTATCACAATGATTCCTATATTAACCATGCCTGAAGATGATAAAACCCACCCTATACCGGATTTAACTGGATATATTACAGAGGGTCAGATTATTTTAGGCCGAGAATTATTCCGGCAAAGTGTAACACCTCCCATTGATGTGTTACCTTCCCTGTCTCGTCTTAAGGACAAAGGTATCGGTGCTGGTAAGACACGTGCTGACCATGCAAATACCATGAATCAGCTATTTGCTGCTTATGCAAGAGGTAAGGAAGCAAAAGAATTAATGGTAGTTCTTGGAGAAGCAGCATTAACAGATATTGACAAATTGTATGCACAATTCGCAGATGCCTTTGAACAGGAATATGTCTCTCAGGGTTATACCACTAACCGTGATATCGAAGAAACCTTAAATCTTGGTTGGAAGCTATTATCCATACTTCCCAGAACCGAACTTAAGAGAATTAAAGACGAGTTCCTCGACGAATATTATGGAAAACAATAG
- a CDS encoding V-type ATP synthase subunit A codes for MSKGTIKKVAGPLVIAEGMRDANMFDVVRVSEQRLIGEIIEIHGDQASIQVYEETSGLGPGEPVESTGAPLSVELGPGLIGSIFDGIQRPLVDIMEATGNSLTRGVEIPSLGRTKKWHFIPAVAVGDTIEPGDIIGTVNETEIVLHKIMIPKGINGTVKSITEGDFTVEETVAIVTDNNGNDIRVTMLHKWPVRVGRPYKEKLPPAMPLVTGQRVIDTLFPIAKGGVASVPGPFGSGKTVVQHQLAKWAEADIVVYIGCGERGNEMTDVLNEFPELKDPKTGHSLMERTVLIANTSDMPVAAREASIYVGITIAEYFRDMGYSVALMADSTSRWAEALREMSGRLEEMPGEEGYPAYLGSRLAQFYERAGRVVSLGKEGREGYLSAIGAVSPPGGDISEPVSQATLRIVKVFWGLDANLAYRRHFPAINWLTSYSLYVDNMGKWFTQKVNDSWMSNRTRIMRLLHEESELEEIVKLVGMDALSAPDRIKLEAARSIREDFLHQDAFHEVDTYTPLVKQFKMMELMLHYFDYATEALGKGADVEELVKLPIREKIGRFKYITDDKVDKEYDDIITALSREIEAVIRKEEA; via the coding sequence ATGAGTAAAGGCACTATAAAAAAAGTTGCCGGTCCTTTGGTAATAGCTGAGGGGATGCGTGATGCCAATATGTTTGACGTAGTTCGTGTTAGTGAACAGAGATTAATTGGCGAGATTATTGAAATTCATGGCGATCAGGCATCTATTCAGGTTTATGAAGAAACCTCCGGCTTAGGACCGGGTGAACCGGTGGAATCAACAGGAGCACCATTAAGTGTTGAACTTGGACCAGGATTAATCGGAAGCATATTCGATGGTATACAAAGACCCCTTGTTGATATAATGGAAGCAACGGGTAATAGCTTAACCCGTGGTGTTGAAATTCCGTCTCTTGGAAGAACAAAAAAATGGCATTTTATTCCGGCAGTTGCCGTTGGAGACACCATTGAACCAGGAGATATTATTGGTACAGTAAATGAAACAGAAATTGTACTGCATAAAATTATGATTCCGAAAGGAATTAATGGTACAGTAAAATCTATAACAGAAGGTGATTTCACCGTAGAAGAAACGGTCGCTATCGTTACGGATAATAATGGCAATGACATTCGTGTGACGATGCTTCATAAATGGCCGGTACGTGTCGGAAGGCCTTATAAAGAAAAATTACCTCCGGCTATGCCGCTAGTGACAGGTCAGAGGGTAATCGATACACTCTTTCCCATTGCAAAGGGTGGTGTTGCCTCAGTTCCCGGACCATTTGGCAGTGGAAAGACCGTTGTACAGCATCAGCTGGCTAAGTGGGCGGAAGCAGATATTGTAGTTTACATTGGTTGTGGAGAACGCGGTAATGAAATGACCGATGTTTTAAATGAATTTCCTGAATTAAAAGATCCGAAGACAGGTCATTCCTTAATGGAACGTACTGTTTTAATTGCTAATACTTCTGATATGCCGGTTGCAGCTCGAGAAGCATCCATTTATGTAGGTATAACAATTGCAGAATACTTCCGTGATATGGGTTATTCCGTAGCACTGATGGCGGATTCTACATCCCGTTGGGCAGAGGCACTACGTGAAATGTCCGGTCGTTTAGAAGAAATGCCTGGTGAAGAAGGATATCCTGCTTATCTTGGAAGCCGTCTTGCACAATTTTATGAAAGAGCTGGAAGAGTAGTATCTCTTGGAAAAGAAGGCAGAGAAGGTTATCTCTCAGCTATCGGAGCAGTATCTCCTCCGGGCGGAGATATATCAGAACCGGTATCTCAGGCTACACTTCGTATTGTAAAGGTATTCTGGGGACTGGATGCTAATTTGGCTTACCGCAGACATTTCCCGGCTATTAATTGGCTAACAAGTTATTCTTTATATGTAGATAATATGGGAAAGTGGTTTACTCAAAAAGTTAATGATAGCTGGATGAGTAATCGTACACGTATTATGCGTCTGCTTCATGAAGAATCGGAATTGGAAGAAATTGTTAAATTGGTTGGTATGGACGCCTTGTCAGCACCAGATCGAATTAAACTTGAAGCTGCACGTTCTATCCGCGAAGACTTTTTGCATCAGGATGCATTCCACGAAGTGGATACGTACACGCCGCTGGTAAAACAATTCAAAATGATGGAATTGATGCTGCATTACTTTGATTATGCCACAGAAGCTCTGGGCAAGGGTGCAGATGTAGAAGAACTTGTAAAACTGCCGATACGTGAAAAAATCGGTCGTTTTAAATACATTACTGATGACAAAGTAGATAAAGAATATGATGACATTATAACAGCACTTAGCAGAGAAATAGAAGCAGTGATTAGGAAGGAGGAAGCCTAA
- a CDS encoding V-type ATP synthase subunit F codes for MYKIAVLGDRDSIYGFAALGLDIYPIREDEDAAKKLKSLADGRYAVIYITEALQARLDTELDRYRSLKLPAIIPIPGVSGNTGMGMQSVKKSVEQAVGSDIIFNGN; via the coding sequence ATGTATAAGATTGCAGTGTTAGGAGACAGAGACAGCATATACGGCTTTGCTGCATTAGGTCTAGATATATATCCGATTCGTGAGGATGAGGATGCCGCAAAGAAATTGAAATCTCTGGCAGATGGGCGGTATGCAGTTATCTATATTACTGAAGCTTTACAGGCCAGATTAGATACAGAACTTGACCGGTACAGGTCGCTTAAACTGCCGGCTATTATACCGATACCAGGTGTTTCAGGAAATACAGGTATGGGAATGCAAAGTGTCAAGAAGTCAGTTGAACAGGCAGTTGGTTCTGATATCATATTTAATGGCAATTAA
- a CDS encoding V-type ATPase subunit, whose translation MADNQFIYAVARIRTKELSLLDNLFFDQLLACKSYQDCLRLLAEKGWGRTGEETAEEFLTAEREKTWEIMRELVEDMSVFDTFLLGNDYHNLKAAIKTVYLNQEVPGIFVTRGTIDTELIVKAAREHDFALLPEEMREIAQEAYQVLFHTGDSQLCDIIIDKASLEAIYRSGKASGNDLLLTYSELKVAAADINIAIRGAKTGKKKDFFLRALAQCSTLDVERLSEAALKGPEAIYEYLDNTSYYEAVQAIKESPSSFEKWCDDKLIQQIKPQKYNSFSLSPLAAYVLAKENEIKSVRIVLSGKLNNLSEGSVRERLREMYV comes from the coding sequence ATGGCTGATAACCAATTTATTTACGCGGTAGCACGAATAAGAACCAAGGAACTTTCTCTGCTGGATAATTTGTTTTTTGATCAGCTTTTAGCTTGCAAAAGCTATCAGGATTGTCTGCGTCTTCTTGCTGAAAAAGGATGGGGCAGAACAGGGGAGGAAACGGCTGAAGAGTTTCTGACAGCAGAGCGGGAAAAAACTTGGGAGATTATGAGAGAACTGGTAGAAGATATGTCTGTTTTTGATACCTTTTTACTAGGGAATGACTATCATAATTTAAAGGCAGCTATTAAAACAGTGTATTTAAACCAGGAGGTTCCTGGAATATTCGTTACCCGCGGCACAATTGATACGGAACTAATAGTAAAAGCTGCAAGAGAGCATGATTTTGCTTTACTGCCGGAGGAAATGAGGGAGATTGCACAGGAAGCGTATCAAGTATTATTCCATACCGGTGACAGTCAATTATGTGATATTATTATTGATAAGGCCTCTTTAGAGGCCATATATCGGAGTGGAAAAGCTTCCGGTAATGACTTATTGTTAACCTATTCTGAATTAAAGGTAGCTGCTGCTGATATTAATATTGCTATACGCGGTGCTAAAACCGGGAAGAAAAAAGATTTTTTTCTGCGTGCATTGGCGCAATGCAGTACACTTGATGTAGAACGCCTATCTGAGGCGGCATTGAAAGGACCGGAGGCTATCTATGAATACTTGGATAATACTTCCTATTATGAAGCAGTGCAAGCTATTAAAGAATCTCCCTCCAGTTTTGAAAAATGGTGTGATGATAAACTAATACAGCAAATTAAACCTCAAAAATACAACTCTTTTTCCTTATCGCCATTGGCGGCCTATGTATTGGCTAAAGAAAATGAAATTAAATCTGTTCGGATTGTGTTGTCTGGAAAATTAAATAATCTTTCAGAGGGTTCAGTTCGGGAAAGGTTAAGGGAGATGTATGTATAA
- a CDS encoding V-type ATP synthase subunit E gives MTGLEKILKHIEEDAVSAADKIVAEANIKAAEILAEAQTEGEKRCAEIAERSKLEVQSCLSRAESAARLHEKKLILSTKQEIIGDVIAKAKESLIKLPDKEYFNILLKMVQKHALAQTGQILFSPDDKKRLPNDFSQAIEDCLKGVDGAALSLSEDTRNVNGGFVLVYGEVEINCSFDALFASAREDLQDKVCQILFI, from the coding sequence ATGACTGGATTAGAAAAGATACTTAAGCATATCGAGGAGGATGCTGTTTCCGCTGCCGATAAGATAGTGGCAGAGGCAAACATAAAAGCCGCCGAGATATTGGCAGAAGCCCAGACAGAAGGCGAAAAAAGGTGTGCCGAGATTGCAGAGCGCTCTAAACTGGAAGTTCAGTCATGTTTAAGCCGTGCAGAATCTGCTGCGAGACTTCATGAAAAGAAGTTGATATTAAGCACGAAACAGGAAATCATAGGTGATGTAATAGCCAAAGCCAAGGAATCACTTATAAAATTACCGGATAAAGAATATTTTAATATTCTTCTTAAAATGGTTCAAAAACATGCATTGGCTCAAACAGGGCAGATACTCTTTTCTCCTGATGATAAAAAACGTCTTCCGAATGATTTTTCCCAAGCAATAGAAGACTGCCTTAAAGGTGTAGATGGTGCTGCTTTAAGCCTCTCTGAAGATACCAGAAATGTTAATGGTGGTTTTGTTCTGGTATATGGTGAAGTAGAAATTAACTGTTCCTTTGATGCTTTATTTGCCTCTGCCAGAGAAGACCTGCAGGATAAGGTATGCCAGATACTATTCATTTAG
- a CDS encoding V-type ATP synthase subunit K — translation MEMFNNLGIVFALLGAALAALLAGAGSAVAVGMGGQAAAGVVTEDPAKFGKVLILQLLPGTQGIYGLLIAFITLSQIGVLGGSSDISGAKGLLYLAACLPMALVGYFSAIAQAKAAVSSIGIVAKKPEQFGKSMIFPAMVETYAIFALLISMLAVNGVSALNI, via the coding sequence ATGGAAATGTTTAATAACTTAGGAATTGTATTTGCATTATTAGGAGCAGCATTAGCTGCACTTTTAGCGGGAGCTGGTTCAGCTGTTGCTGTTGGTATGGGTGGACAGGCAGCCGCCGGTGTTGTAACCGAAGATCCTGCAAAATTTGGTAAAGTTTTAATTCTACAACTTCTTCCAGGTACGCAAGGTATCTACGGTCTGTTAATTGCTTTCATTACCTTATCTCAAATTGGTGTTTTAGGCGGCAGCAGCGATATTTCAGGAGCAAAAGGTTTATTATATTTAGCAGCGTGTCTCCCTATGGCTTTAGTTGGTTACTTTTCAGCAATTGCACAGGCAAAAGCTGCGGTATCTAGTATCGGTATTGTAGCAAAAAAACCGGAACAATTCGGTAAATCAATGATTTTCCCAGCCATGGTTGAAACGTATGCTATCTTTGCATTACTAATTTCCATGCTTGCTGTAAACGGAGTGTCCGCATTAAACATTTAA